One window of Chitinophagales bacterium genomic DNA carries:
- a CDS encoding NAD(P)-dependent oxidoreductase, which translates to MINKIAVIGAAGFVGSALMKALKEKGRYNVVPVVRNDYEQLKQDQYDLIIHTAMPSRRWWALNNPLDDFEASVGLTADIAYTWNYNKIALISSVSARVQREHPYGRHKHLAEELLLNAGDENLIFRLGGLYGEGLDKGVIFDMINGNQVFMTADSAFNYIDTYVAAKLMVDRLDKKGIVDIGAKNIISIGEIAEHFKLDVDFGDRKEFQDTQNPDEAYPDAREVLDYIEKLGIVK; encoded by the coding sequence ATGATAAATAAGATAGCAGTTATCGGAGCGGCCGGATTTGTAGGTTCGGCTTTGATGAAGGCATTGAAAGAGAAGGGCCGCTACAATGTAGTACCTGTAGTGAGAAATGATTACGAGCAATTGAAACAAGATCAATACGATCTGATTATCCATACTGCAATGCCATCGAGGAGATGGTGGGCATTGAACAATCCACTGGATGATTTTGAAGCTTCAGTTGGATTAACAGCAGATATCGCTTACACCTGGAATTATAACAAAATTGCTTTGATCAGCAGTGTTTCCGCAAGGGTACAAAGAGAGCACCCCTATGGCAGGCACAAACATCTTGCGGAGGAATTGTTGCTCAATGCAGGAGATGAAAACCTGATTTTTAGATTGGGAGGACTTTACGGTGAAGGCCTGGACAAAGGGGTGATTTTTGATATGATCAATGGAAATCAGGTGTTTATGACAGCCGATTCAGCCTTTAATTATATTGACACTTATGTGGCCGCTAAACTGATGGTTGACCGCCTGGATAAAAAAGGGATTGTAGATATAGGAGCTAAAAATATTATCAGCATCGGTGAAATCGCAGAACATTTCAAGCTGGATGTTGATTTTGGGGACAGAAAAGAATTTCAGGACACCCAAAACCCCGATGAGGCCTATCCTGATGCACGGGAAGTTTTGGATTATATTGAAAAACTGGGAATTGTAAAATAA
- a CDS encoding cupin domain-containing protein — translation MNNKVVNAIVPTNDKFVDDKIVRFNPSCNLETVRDGRGGIFTWVPPEPILEWNMLIFHPNKIRGNHYHLEFVEYFMVVEGYGTMVSRDKAGKEVFYHLSKGQCLRVPIGVPHAFYAIEFTTAMAFLTKRWDDCDPPIIFEDVINSSNDPTAFPVTPPKPNK, via the coding sequence ATGAATAATAAAGTAGTCAATGCAATAGTCCCCACAAATGACAAATTTGTTGATGATAAAATAGTGCGGTTCAACCCTTCCTGTAATTTGGAAACTGTGCGGGATGGCAGAGGTGGGATTTTTACCTGGGTGCCCCCAGAGCCCATTCTTGAGTGGAACATGCTTATTTTCCACCCCAATAAAATAAGGGGAAACCACTACCATTTAGAATTTGTGGAATACTTTATGGTTGTAGAAGGATATGGTACGATGGTATCCAGAGATAAGGCGGGTAAAGAAGTCTTTTATCATTTGTCCAAAGGACAATGCTTAAGGGTGCCCATAGGGGTACCACACGCCTTTTATGCGATTGAGTTTACTACTGCAATGGCTTTCTTGACCAAGCGCTGGGATGATTGTGATCCGCCAATAATTTTTGAAGATGTGATCAATAGCAGCAATGACCCAACAGCTTTTCCCGTAACACCACCAAAACCAAATAAGTAA
- a CDS encoding glycosyltransferase family 4 protein, whose product MYRLYHLLFLVELNIFLIVAHLYALFTGQKNQKGSVRKILALPYYPLNYAGGHSRIGDWKPYFEKAGIQYDVHWASTSEAFLNELDKGSRLQNYLFYHQLMFRRFKVIFRLQQYDTIWIQRAFVPFYPFTDAYFEPILRKINNRIIVDYYDADYCSNYKLTLNTAKSAYKVTVAGPYLVNFFAEKGIKTSFVRFAMNYREYKLHGHKSDDKIVLGWMGSPANFKNVLDIENELLKIENQFPQIEFHFICREVPDLKLKRYKNYKWGDPGFDYHKAIANFDIGLAPMIHATERDKAKTAFKTLEYMASGLAFMTSPWGISDQLKDNENCLFANTKEEWELKLSILVRDKVLRQKLGQNARKTLEQYHSYDNVFESLQQALTH is encoded by the coding sequence ATGTACAGGCTTTACCATCTTCTATTTCTTGTGGAGTTAAACATCTTTCTGATAGTTGCCCATTTGTATGCATTGTTTACAGGGCAAAAGAATCAAAAAGGGAGTGTCAGGAAAATTCTCGCCTTGCCATACTATCCATTGAACTATGCCGGAGGCCACAGCCGTATTGGAGACTGGAAACCCTATTTTGAAAAAGCGGGCATTCAGTATGATGTGCACTGGGCCAGTACAAGTGAAGCGTTTTTAAACGAGTTGGACAAAGGAAGCCGCCTGCAAAATTATTTGTTTTATCACCAGCTAATGTTCAGGCGCTTTAAAGTTATTTTTCGATTGCAGCAATACGATACCATATGGATACAAAGGGCTTTTGTGCCTTTTTACCCCTTCACTGATGCATATTTTGAACCGATTTTGAGGAAAATCAACAACAGAATTATTGTGGACTATTACGATGCAGATTACTGCTCTAATTATAAGCTGACACTCAACACTGCAAAATCGGCCTATAAAGTAACAGTGGCTGGGCCATACCTGGTTAATTTCTTTGCTGAAAAAGGCATAAAAACCAGTTTTGTAAGGTTTGCCATGAATTACAGGGAGTACAAACTTCACGGGCATAAAAGTGATGATAAAATTGTGCTGGGCTGGATGGGATCTCCTGCCAATTTTAAAAATGTTTTAGATATTGAAAACGAGCTTTTAAAAATTGAAAATCAATTTCCACAAATAGAGTTTCATTTTATCTGCCGGGAGGTACCCGATTTAAAATTAAAAAGGTATAAGAATTACAAATGGGGAGACCCCGGTTTTGATTACCACAAGGCCATTGCCAATTTTGATATTGGCCTGGCACCTATGATCCACGCTACAGAGCGCGACAAAGCCAAAACAGCCTTTAAGACACTGGAATATATGGCTAGTGGACTTGCATTTATGACCTCGCCATGGGGTATATCCGATCAGTTAAAAGACAATGAAAACTGTCTTTTTGCCAATACAAAAGAAGAATGGGAACTGAAACTCTCTATATTGGTTAGGGACAAAGTCCTAAGGCAAAAACTTGGGCAAAATGCCCGGAAAACTTTAGAGCAATATCACTCCTATGACAATGTTTTTGAATCACTGCAGCAAGCATTGACACATTAG
- the gmd gene encoding GDP-mannose 4,6-dehydratase produces MKTALITGITGQDGAYLAEFLLEKGYNVHGIKRRSSLINTERVDHLYQDTHVQDRNFIMHYGDMTDSLNITSIIQKVQPDEIYNLAAMSHVKVSFEEPEYTANADGIGVLRVLEAVRLLGLDKKTKIYQASTSELYGLVQEVPQTEKTPFYPRSPYAVAKLYAYWITVNYREAYDMFACNGILFNHESPVRGETFVTRKITRGVAQAAIGIENKLYLGNLDSKRDWGHAKDYVEAMWLMLQQNVPEDFVIATGQTTTVRDFVIKAFKEVGINLKFKGKDLEEVGYVESIDQKVYGKTTSAIVGKHGKLKEGQEVVFVAERYFRPTEVDLLIGDASKAKEKLGWEPQYGLDYLIKDMVSSDVELFRSDLIAKREGLHIKQLAE; encoded by the coding sequence ATGAAAACTGCACTAATTACAGGAATCACAGGACAGGACGGAGCTTATCTTGCGGAATTTTTACTGGAGAAGGGCTATAATGTCCATGGTATTAAAAGAAGGAGTTCTTTGATCAATACAGAAAGGGTCGATCATTTGTACCAAGACACCCATGTACAGGACCGGAATTTCATTATGCACTATGGCGATATGACCGATTCACTCAACATCACCTCAATCATTCAGAAAGTACAGCCAGATGAAATATACAACCTGGCTGCCATGAGCCATGTAAAGGTAAGTTTTGAAGAACCGGAATACACCGCCAATGCAGATGGCATTGGAGTTTTGAGAGTACTTGAAGCCGTGAGGCTGTTGGGACTTGACAAAAAAACAAAAATATACCAGGCTTCTACATCTGAACTCTATGGACTGGTACAGGAAGTCCCTCAAACTGAAAAAACACCTTTTTACCCGCGCTCGCCCTATGCAGTGGCAAAATTATATGCTTATTGGATTACAGTTAATTACAGGGAGGCTTATGATATGTTTGCCTGTAACGGTATATTGTTCAATCATGAATCACCGGTAAGGGGCGAAACCTTTGTGACGCGTAAAATTACACGAGGTGTGGCACAGGCGGCCATAGGGATTGAAAATAAGCTTTACCTGGGAAACCTCGACTCTAAAAGAGACTGGGGCCATGCCAAAGATTATGTGGAGGCCATGTGGCTCATGCTGCAACAGAATGTTCCGGAGGATTTTGTGATTGCCACAGGTCAAACCACCACCGTGCGGGATTTTGTAATAAAAGCCTTTAAGGAAGTAGGCATTAACCTTAAATTCAAAGGAAAGGACCTTGAGGAAGTGGGGTATGTGGAAAGCATAGATCAGAAGGTTTACGGCAAAACCACTTCTGCCATAGTTGGTAAACACGGCAAGTTAAAGGAAGGACAGGAAGTCGTGTTCGTTGCGGAAAGATATTTCCGTCCTACAGAAGTGGATTTGCTCATTGGAGATGCAAGCAAGGCGAAGGAAAAACTGGGATGGGAACCCCAATATGGGCTGGATTACCTGATAAAGGACATGGTCAGCTCAGATGTTGAATTGTTCAGAAGCGACCTGATAGCTAAAAGAGAAGGGCTTCACATCAAACAACTGGCTGAGTAA
- a CDS encoding IS110 family transposase has translation MKIVKHVVGIDVSSETFDVCFKAELEDQQRITKGTRSFENNAQGFRKYLDWCLKRNHKEVGLTHILEATGVYHENLCYYLHNQGEQVCVLLPQKVKYFIKSLNVKTKTDTTDAKAIAEYGLCCKFQLWEPLSENFKHIRDLCRTVSQLKKSKGALQSQLHALNSSHNSNKEGLGAMEHLVNEHKKSIKECEAAILALSKEDKGLWEKVERITEIKGVQALTVLKLLAETDGFRKVGSIKKLVSYAGLDVIENQSGSRQGKTRISKKGNTFIREALYMPALCATQHNKNMRAFYEMLEQRQATSKQGVVAVMRKLLVVIYSLWKSGRKYNENHEWKEKGKVSLARRIAV, from the coding sequence ATGAAAATCGTAAAACACGTTGTCGGGATCGATGTATCTTCCGAGACATTTGATGTTTGCTTTAAAGCGGAGCTTGAGGATCAACAGAGGATAACCAAGGGTACAAGGTCATTTGAAAACAATGCCCAGGGATTCCGTAAATATCTTGATTGGTGCTTAAAGCGCAACCATAAAGAGGTCGGGCTTACGCATATCCTCGAGGCAACAGGCGTTTATCACGAGAACCTATGTTATTATTTGCATAACCAAGGTGAGCAGGTATGCGTTTTATTGCCCCAGAAAGTGAAATACTTTATAAAGAGCTTGAACGTCAAGACCAAGACGGATACAACCGATGCGAAGGCGATTGCCGAATACGGCCTTTGCTGTAAGTTTCAATTATGGGAACCCCTCAGCGAGAACTTCAAACATATCAGGGATTTATGCAGGACGGTAAGCCAGCTTAAGAAAAGCAAGGGCGCTCTCCAATCCCAATTACATGCCCTCAACAGTAGCCATAATTCAAACAAGGAGGGTTTAGGGGCAATGGAGCATTTGGTCAACGAGCACAAAAAAAGCATAAAAGAGTGTGAGGCTGCAATCCTGGCCCTATCAAAAGAAGATAAGGGACTATGGGAAAAGGTGGAAAGGATAACGGAGATAAAAGGAGTCCAGGCACTAACCGTTCTAAAGCTATTGGCCGAGACCGATGGGTTTAGAAAAGTAGGCAGCATTAAAAAACTGGTCAGTTACGCAGGTCTTGATGTAATCGAAAACCAGTCTGGAAGCCGGCAAGGAAAAACAAGGATATCGAAGAAAGGGAACACGTTTATCAGGGAGGCTCTCTATATGCCCGCATTATGCGCAACACAGCACAACAAAAATATGAGGGCGTTTTACGAGATGCTGGAACAAAGGCAGGCTACAAGTAAACAGGGGGTGGTAGCGGTAATGAGAAAGCTGTTGGTCGTGATATATTCCCTGTGGAAAAGCGGGAGAAAGTACAACGAGAACCACGAGTGGAAAGAAAAGGGCAAGGTTTCCCTTGCCCGCAGGATAGCTGTTTAA
- a CDS encoding glycosyltransferase: MKPEISVVSPVYGAEKIVDELVRQLIDSLEQITSNYEIILVEDGSPDNSWRKIQENCLKFKQVKGIKLSKNFGQHHAVSAGISESKGNSIVVMDCDLQDDPKDIQKLIDKTREGYDTVFTIRSKRRHPLLKRILSKLYKSLFSLLSNEEFSLLNGSLYLINRKVADAVTDLKDKPRLMGQVIRWVGFKVGYIEVKHKDRFEGKSSYSVEKLMNMVWDGWISNSDKMLRIVMYLGVFISISAFFAAILIIIMKSFIDFMTGWSSIIVAILFSTGLILLAQGVVGLYVGKIFEQTKERPLYIIDEKINFN; encoded by the coding sequence ATGAAACCTGAAATTTCAGTTGTTAGCCCTGTATATGGTGCTGAGAAAATTGTTGATGAGCTGGTAAGACAGTTAATAGATTCCCTTGAGCAAATCACTTCTAATTATGAAATAATACTTGTTGAAGATGGTAGTCCTGACAATTCCTGGCGAAAAATACAAGAAAATTGTTTGAAATTTAAGCAAGTAAAAGGAATTAAGCTAAGTAAAAATTTTGGGCAACATCATGCTGTTAGTGCAGGCATTTCAGAATCTAAAGGTAATTCTATTGTTGTAATGGACTGTGATTTGCAAGATGATCCAAAAGATATACAAAAATTAATAGACAAGACTAGGGAAGGTTATGATACTGTTTTTACAATTAGATCGAAAAGGAGACACCCCCTATTAAAAAGAATTTTATCTAAACTATACAAATCCTTATTTTCTTTATTGTCCAATGAAGAGTTCTCTCTTCTAAACGGCTCATTATATTTAATAAATAGAAAAGTAGCAGATGCAGTAACTGACTTGAAAGATAAGCCAAGATTAATGGGGCAGGTGATAAGATGGGTGGGTTTTAAAGTTGGATACATAGAAGTAAAACATAAAGATAGATTCGAAGGCAAGTCCTCTTATAGTGTAGAGAAACTTATGAATATGGTATGGGATGGCTGGATTTCCAATTCGGATAAAATGCTAAGAATTGTTATGTATTTAGGGGTTTTTATATCAATTTCGGCATTCTTTGCTGCGATACTAATTATTATAATGAAGTCTTTTATAGATTTTATGACAGGTTGGTCAAGTATTATTGTTGCAATACTATTTTCAACAGGGTTAATACTGCTGGCACAGGGAGTAGTAGGTCTTTACGTTGGTAAAATATTTGAACAAACCAAAGAGCGCCCTTTATACATTATTGATGAAAAAATTAATTTTAATTAA
- a CDS encoding FkbM family methyltransferase — protein sequence MPDTIIKNDNHQEDIQIIFERLKKFTPTGVFHIGAHKGEEVDQYLALGFQKIILVEADPSLYEYITKKFKKDKNVSVFNYAVCDKVGFVDFYIHKSNNGTESSSIFKMDKLDKIVTSLKTSKTIRVPANTIDNIIHENNINLEDYNVLVSDIQGADYFAIKGAEKSINKFDAVIVEVQCINLYENYISEEKMDSLMKGFGFEKEFVIYHELYKNDKRFPAWGEALYINKNKKNAKLG from the coding sequence ATGCCTGATACCATAATTAAGAATGATAATCACCAGGAAGATATTCAGATAATATTTGAAAGATTAAAAAAATTCACCCCAACAGGTGTTTTCCATATTGGTGCCCATAAGGGAGAAGAAGTTGATCAATATTTAGCTTTGGGTTTCCAAAAAATTATTTTAGTAGAAGCAGACCCTTCATTATATGAATACATAACTAAAAAATTTAAAAAAGATAAAAATGTCAGTGTTTTTAACTATGCGGTCTGCGACAAAGTAGGCTTTGTTGATTTCTATATCCATAAAAGCAACAATGGAACAGAGTCCAGCAGTATTTTTAAAATGGATAAATTGGACAAGATTGTCACATCGCTCAAAACCTCTAAAACCATAAGAGTACCTGCAAATACAATCGACAACATAATACATGAAAATAATATTAACTTAGAGGATTATAATGTACTTGTTTCTGATATTCAGGGAGCTGATTATTTTGCAATAAAAGGTGCGGAAAAGTCAATAAATAAGTTCGATGCAGTTATAGTTGAAGTCCAATGTATAAATTTATACGAAAACTATATTAGTGAAGAAAAAATGGACTCATTGATGAAAGGATTCGGGTTTGAAAAGGAGTTTGTAATTTATCATGAGTTATATAAAAACGACAAACGCTTCCCTGCCTGGGGGGAAGCACTTTATATTAATAAAAACAAAAAAAATGCAAAATTGGGATAA
- a CDS encoding oligosaccharide flippase family protein, translating to MATLRKVAQNSFLYTISSVLLRASSIIFFPIFSLYLTKSDYGILSITQSIGTFVTLFAGLELGKALTRFIFNESEKENSDHSSLIFTTLITSFAFGLIVVAFLSLSGPYILKPILNDIPFYPYVFLFLLSIPLNTSVNTCRVYLKANHRGYHAFILDTAFFSINILLNLFFVVIMGMDVLGIILGVLLNTTLFSLLLYFLFYRKYTFDFDKKILKSTLNYAIPLLPYSVLNILFESVDKFFLNAYLGSQASGIYYIALTFAAIFSSAKEAIINAFTPWLFANIREKPEKEIAKIISLIFAGAGFVAIGISWFSRELLTLLSSNPDFIVAYQYIPFTVIGLYIIFMGQLYNIKTFYYGKYNRYLFLATLAGIVADVIACYLLIKPYGIYGAVAARIIAFSVHVVVIVYLSNKEADKRNIYNTKLIIGTLLLACSVSLLPVVDDQTLTFTVLKLFFYMLMSVGFLFILNRKMNIVSLFLRKKKE from the coding sequence GTGGCCACTCTAAGAAAGGTAGCGCAGAATTCATTTTTATATACCATTTCAAGTGTATTGCTGCGCGCTTCTTCTATTATATTTTTTCCCATTTTCTCACTTTATCTCACCAAAAGTGATTACGGGATTTTATCCATTACCCAAAGCATAGGGACATTCGTTACGCTATTTGCTGGGCTGGAACTGGGCAAAGCATTAACACGCTTTATTTTCAACGAATCTGAAAAAGAAAACAGCGATCATAGCAGCCTGATATTCACTACATTAATCACCTCTTTTGCATTCGGACTGATCGTTGTGGCATTCTTGTCACTCAGTGGGCCTTATATCCTGAAACCCATATTGAACGACATCCCCTTTTACCCCTATGTGTTTTTATTTCTGCTTTCCATACCCTTGAATACTAGCGTGAATACCTGCAGGGTCTATCTGAAAGCAAACCACCGGGGCTACCATGCTTTTATACTGGACACTGCATTTTTCAGCATCAATATTCTGCTGAACCTCTTTTTTGTAGTGATCATGGGCATGGATGTGTTGGGGATTATACTGGGTGTATTGCTCAACACTACTTTATTCTCATTGCTCCTGTATTTTTTGTTTTACAGGAAATATACCTTTGATTTTGATAAAAAGATATTGAAAAGTACACTGAACTATGCAATACCTCTTTTGCCTTATTCGGTACTGAACATCCTCTTTGAAAGCGTGGACAAGTTCTTTTTAAATGCCTACCTCGGCTCGCAGGCTTCGGGCATCTACTATATAGCCCTTACTTTTGCAGCCATTTTTTCTTCTGCAAAAGAGGCCATCATCAATGCTTTTACTCCCTGGCTATTTGCCAATATCAGGGAGAAACCGGAAAAAGAAATTGCAAAAATCATCAGCCTGATCTTTGCCGGAGCGGGCTTTGTTGCCATTGGTATATCCTGGTTTTCAAGGGAGTTGCTGACCTTGTTGTCGAGCAATCCTGATTTTATCGTGGCCTATCAGTATATACCATTTACGGTAATAGGTTTGTACATCATCTTCATGGGACAGTTGTACAATATAAAGACCTTTTACTACGGCAAATACAACCGATATCTTTTCCTGGCAACATTGGCGGGAATTGTTGCCGATGTCATTGCCTGTTACTTACTTATTAAACCCTATGGGATTTACGGTGCAGTTGCAGCAAGAATCATTGCATTCTCAGTACATGTAGTCGTGATTGTTTATTTAAGCAACAAAGAAGCGGACAAAAGAAACATCTACAATACCAAACTAATTATTGGCACACTGCTATTGGCTTGTTCAGTTTCCTTGTTGCCTGTTGTTGACGACCAAACATTGACTTTCACTGTCCTGAAATTATTTTTCTACATGTTGATGTCAGTGGGCTTTTTGTTCATTTTAAATAGGAAAATGAATATTGTTAGCCTCTTTTTGAGGAAAAAGAAGGAATAA
- the rffA gene encoding dTDP-4-amino-4,6-dideoxygalactose transaminase — MKTIGFNVPYFTGKETKYIEEAVKSAKISGDGIFTKKCHEFFESRYGFRKCLLTTSCTDALEMAAILLDILPGDEVIMPSFTFVSTANAFVLRGAKIVFADSRADHPGMDETKIEALITPKTKAIVPVHYAGVACDMDIIMTIAEKHNLFVVEDAAQAIDSFYTGKDGIKKPLGSIGHLAAFSFHETKNIISGEGGMLVVNDEQFIQRAEIIREKGTNRSAFFRGEVDKYGWVDIGSSFLPSDMIAAFLFAQLEHIDEIQKKRLKIWTAYYKGLKVLQENGKLRLPFIPDYATNNAHMFYIVLNNTKTRDELMEYLKEKGITSVFHYQTLHKSKFYKDKNESSQFRNSEQYADCLLRLPMFYELSLTEVSIVCKSIKLYI, encoded by the coding sequence ATGAAAACCATAGGATTTAACGTTCCCTACTTTACAGGCAAGGAAACAAAATACATTGAAGAAGCAGTGAAGTCAGCAAAGATTTCAGGTGACGGTATATTTACCAAAAAATGCCACGAATTCTTTGAAAGTAGATACGGCTTTAGAAAATGCCTGTTGACCACCTCCTGCACCGATGCATTGGAAATGGCGGCTATTCTGCTTGATATATTACCCGGGGATGAAGTGATTATGCCCTCCTTTACCTTTGTAAGCACAGCCAATGCTTTTGTGCTGCGCGGAGCAAAAATTGTTTTTGCTGACAGCAGGGCAGATCATCCCGGGATGGATGAAACTAAAATTGAAGCACTGATCACGCCCAAAACCAAGGCAATCGTGCCCGTGCATTATGCAGGAGTGGCCTGCGATATGGATATAATTATGACTATTGCTGAAAAACACAATCTGTTTGTAGTGGAAGATGCGGCCCAGGCCATTGACAGCTTTTATACCGGAAAGGATGGTATAAAAAAACCATTGGGCAGCATTGGACATTTGGCTGCATTTTCCTTTCACGAAACCAAAAACATTATTTCCGGAGAAGGGGGCATGTTGGTGGTAAACGATGAGCAATTTATCCAAAGGGCTGAAATCATCCGGGAAAAAGGCACCAACCGCTCCGCTTTTTTTCGCGGTGAAGTGGATAAATACGGCTGGGTGGATATTGGCAGCTCCTTTTTGCCCTCGGATATGATTGCGGCTTTTTTGTTTGCCCAATTAGAACACATAGATGAAATCCAGAAAAAAAGGCTTAAGATTTGGACTGCTTATTACAAGGGTTTAAAAGTGCTTCAGGAAAATGGGAAGCTGCGATTGCCCTTTATTCCTGACTACGCCACTAACAATGCGCATATGTTTTATATAGTACTAAATAATACAAAAACGAGAGATGAATTGATGGAATATTTGAAAGAAAAGGGAATAACAAGTGTTTTTCATTACCAGACTTTGCATAAATCAAAATTTTATAAGGATAAAAATGAAAGTTCACAATTCCGGAATAGTGAGCAATATGCTGACTGCTTACTTCGACTACCTATGTTTTATGAATTATCTCTGACAGAGGTGTCAATTGTCTGTAAAAGTATAAAATTATATATATGA
- a CDS encoding NAD-dependent epimerase/dehydratase family protein, giving the protein MNDYSNSVLAVTGATGFVGTVFMKKLEASGLNFKEVRVLRSRDYDLRNLEDAKAAFEGADYVVHIAGITGGIEFTRLNQGSVYYDNIMMNTNVLHSAYLNKVKKVVSVGSVCSYPKFAKTPFKESEIWDGYPEEINAPYGMAKKMLIVQGEAYKNQYGLDSQVLLFTNLYGPGDHFDKDRSHVAPALIVKFKEAKNSGSNKIVLWGDGTPTRDLLYVEDAADSIIHALQSSSEVSPINVGSGIEVSIKELANTIHKLVGGEFELEWDTSKPNGQPRRILDTSLAEKEIGFKAKFSLREGLKNTIDWYEKNMETNMTKKF; this is encoded by the coding sequence ATGAACGATTATAGCAACAGTGTATTGGCAGTTACCGGGGCAACAGGTTTTGTTGGTACTGTTTTTATGAAAAAATTAGAAGCTTCCGGTTTAAACTTTAAGGAAGTGAGGGTACTCAGATCACGCGATTATGACCTTAGGAATCTGGAGGATGCCAAAGCTGCTTTTGAAGGTGCCGACTATGTGGTGCATATTGCCGGAATTACCGGTGGAATAGAATTTACAAGGTTGAACCAGGGCAGTGTTTATTATGACAACATCATGATGAATACCAATGTGCTGCATTCTGCTTACCTGAATAAGGTGAAAAAAGTGGTTTCGGTGGGGTCGGTTTGCAGTTATCCCAAATTTGCCAAAACACCCTTTAAAGAATCGGAGATCTGGGATGGCTACCCCGAAGAGATCAATGCGCCCTATGGTATGGCCAAGAAAATGTTGATTGTACAGGGGGAAGCCTATAAAAACCAGTACGGACTGGATTCACAGGTTTTGTTGTTTACCAATCTGTATGGCCCCGGGGATCATTTTGATAAAGACCGTTCCCATGTAGCACCGGCACTTATTGTGAAATTCAAGGAAGCAAAAAACAGCGGCAGTAATAAAATTGTGCTCTGGGGCGATGGCACTCCTACCCGCGATCTGCTCTATGTGGAAGATGCAGCAGACTCCATCATCCACGCATTGCAATCCAGTTCTGAAGTCAGTCCGATAAATGTGGGCAGCGGCATAGAAGTTTCTATTAAAGAACTGGCCAACACTATTCACAAATTGGTAGGAGGGGAATTTGAACTGGAATGGGACACTTCCAAGCCCAATGGACAGCCAAGAAGAATACTGGATACCTCACTGGCAGAAAAAGAAATAGGTTTTAAGGCCAAATTTAGTTTAAGAGAGGGGCTGAAAAATACGATTGACTGGTACGAAAAAAACATGGAAACGAACATGACAAAAAAATTTTGA
- a CDS encoding acetyltransferase → MSKIIIFGTGDIAQIANYYFSIDSEHEVMAFTVDGKYKKNESFEDKPVIPFEELELKFPPSEYKMFIALSYSGLNKIRAEKYNEAKKMGYELVSYVSSKCSYMSQFKCGDNCFIFEDNTIQPFVKIGNNVTLWSGNHIGHHSILNDHIFISSHVVVSGHCKINSYSFIGVNSTIGHQVEVGPENIIGAGAVLTKDTEKGDIYVPARSIKLEKKSNQIKL, encoded by the coding sequence ATGAGTAAAATTATCATTTTTGGAACAGGGGATATTGCCCAAATAGCTAATTACTATTTCTCTATTGACAGTGAGCATGAAGTAATGGCATTTACGGTAGATGGAAAATATAAAAAAAACGAAAGCTTTGAGGATAAACCTGTAATTCCTTTTGAGGAACTCGAATTGAAATTCCCTCCAAGTGAGTATAAAATGTTTATTGCATTAAGTTATTCAGGGCTTAACAAAATCAGAGCTGAAAAATATAATGAAGCCAAAAAAATGGGGTATGAACTTGTGTCATACGTAAGTTCTAAATGCTCATACATGTCCCAATTTAAATGTGGTGACAACTGCTTTATCTTTGAAGACAATACTATACAGCCATTTGTTAAGATCGGCAATAATGTTACGTTGTGGAGTGGCAATCATATTGGTCACCATAGCATATTGAATGATCACATTTTTATTAGTTCTCACGTAGTAGTTTCCGGTCATTGTAAAATTAATTCATACTCTTTTATTGGTGTGAACTCAACAATTGGTCATCAGGTTGAAGTTGGTCCTGAGAATATTATTGGCGCAGGGGCTGTCTTAACAAAAGATACCGAAAAGGGTGATATTTACGTACCGGCACGTTCTATAAAACTGGAAAAGAAAAGCAACCAAATTAAACTGTAA